One stretch of Ananas comosus cultivar F153 linkage group 6, ASM154086v1, whole genome shotgun sequence DNA includes these proteins:
- the LOC109712101 gene encoding uncharacterized protein LOC109712101 has protein sequence MAEFAYNNSYQASIEMALFEALYGRKCRSPIHWSEVGERVVLGPDVLREAEEKVLLARQRLLTAQTRQKSYANKRRRDLEFAVVDRVFLKVSPMRGVKRFEVRGKLSPQYIGPYEYVHDPEHMLLFEPPKLQEDMTYEEFPVFIIAREVRKLRNCEIPYVKVQWSNHDDWEATSELEEAMRKRHPHLFEYLD, from the exons atggccgagttcgcctacaacaatagctacCAAGCGAGTATAGAGATGGCACTGTTTGAAGCTCTCTAcgggcggaagtgccgatctcctatacattggagtgAGGTGGGTGAACGGGTAGTTTTGGGccccgatgtgttgcgagaggcggaggagaaagtcctcCTTGCTCGCCAAAGGTTGTTGACGGCTCAGAcgaggcaaaagagttatgcaaATAAACGCCGTCGAGATCTAGAATTCGCGGTTGTAGAccgcgtcttcttgaaagtttcGCCCATGAGGGGTGTGAAGAGGTTTGAAGTTCGGGGAAAGCTTAGTCCCCAGTATATCGGACCGTATGAG tacgttcatgaccccgagcataTGCTCTTGTTCGAACCGCCcaagcttcaagaggatatgacctATGAGGAATTCCCGGTGTTCATCATTGCTCGAGAGGTGAGAAAGTTACGGAACtgcgagattccgtatgttaaagtccagtggagcaatcacgatgattgGGAGGCTACTTCGGAGCTCGAGGAGGCGATGAGAAAGCGTCATCCTCATCTTTTCGAATATTTGGATTGA